A genomic segment from Sciurus carolinensis chromosome 1, mSciCar1.2, whole genome shotgun sequence encodes:
- the Ntrk1 gene encoding high affinity nerve growth factor receptor isoform X1, which translates to MLRGGPRGQLGWHRRLARPSSLLAWLMLASAGAASCPDVCCPFGPSGLRCSKAGTLHSLRQLPTAENLTELYVENQQHLHGLELGDLQGLGQLRNLTIVKSGLHFVAPDAFHLTPRLSRLNLSFNALESLSWKTVQGLSLQELVLSGNPLRCSCALHWLQRWEEEGLGGVRAQRLQCSGPREQPLALSHNTSCGVPTLKVQMSNASVEVGDNVLLQCHVEGQGLQQAGWILTELEGSATVTKSGNLPSLGLTLANVTSDLNRKNVTCWAENDVGRAEVSVQVNVSFPASVQLDTAVELHHWCIPFSVDGQPAPSLRWLFNGSVLNETSFIFTEFLEPALANETMRHGCLRLNQPTHVNNGNYTLLATNPYGQAADYVMAAFMDNPFEFNPEDPIPVSFSPVDTNSTSRDPVEKKDETPFGVSVAVGLAVFACLFLSALLLVLNKCGRRNKFGINRPAVLAPEDGLAMSLHFMTLGGSSLSPTEGKGSGLQGHIIENPQYFSDACVHHIKRRDIVLKWELGEGAFGKVFLAECHNLLPEQDKMLVAVKALKEVSESARQDFQREAELLTMLQHQHIVRFFGVCTEGRPLLMVFEYMRHGDLNRFLRSHGPDAKLLAGGEDVAPGPLGLGQLLAIASQVAAGMVYLASLHFVHRDLATRNCLVGQGLVVKIGDFGMSRDIYSTDYYRVGGRTMLPIRWMPPESILYRKFTTESDVWSFGVVLWEIFTYGKQPWYQLSNTEAIECITQGRELERPRACPPEVYAIMRGCWQREPQHRHSIKDVHARLQALAQAPPVYLDVLG; encoded by the exons CTACGTGGAGAATCAGCAGCATCTACACGGCCTGGAGCTCGGTGAcctgcagggcctggggcagcTAAGAAACCT CACCATCGTGAAGAGTGGGCTCCATTTTGTGGCACCAGATGCCTTCCATTTGACTCCTCGGCTCAGTCGCCT GAATCTCTCCTTCAATGCCCTGGAGTCTCTCTCCTGGAAAACCGTGCAGGGCCTCTCCTTACAGGAGCT GGTCCTGTCGGGGAACCCGCTGCGCTGTTCCTGTGCCCTGCACTGGCTGCAgcgctgggaggaggaggggctcGGCGGCGTGCGTGCCCAGAGGCTGCAGTGCTCGGGACCCAGAGAGCAGCCCCTGGCCCTCAGTCACAACACCAGCTGCG GTGTGCCCACGCTGAAGGTCCAGATGTCCAATGCCTCAGTGGAAGTTGGGGACAATGTGTTGCTGCAGTGCCATGTGGAGGGGCAGGGCCTGCAGCAGGCTGGATGGATCCTCACGGAGCTGGAGGGATCAGCCACAGTGACG AAATCTGGGAATCTGCCGTCCCTGGGGCTGACCCTCGCCAATGTCACCAGTGACCTGAACAGGAAGAATGTGACGTGCTGGGCAGAGAATGATGTGGGCCGGGCTGAGGTCTCTGTCCAGGTCAACGTCTCCT TCCCAGCCAGTGTGCAGTTGGATACAGCGGTGGAGCTACATCACTGGTGCATCCCCTTCTCCGTGGACGGGCAGCCGGCGCCCTCCCTACGCTGGCTCTTCAATGGCTCCGTGCTCAATGAGACCAGCTTCATCTTCACTGAGTTCCTGGAGCCAGCCTTGGCCAATGAGACCATGAGGCATGGCTGCCTTCGCCTCAACCAGCCCACCCACGTCAATAATGGCAACTACACGCTGCTGGCCACCAATCCCTATGGCCAGGCCGCCGACTACGTCATGGCTGCCTTCATGGACAACCCCTTTGAGTTCAACCCCGAGGACCCCATCCCTG tctccttCTCCCCAGTGG ACACTAACAGTACCTCCAGAGACCCAGTGGAGAAGAAGGATGAGACGCCTTTTGGG GTTTCCGTGGCCGTCGGCCTGGCCGTCTTTGCCTGCCTCTTCCTTTCTGCGCTGCTCCTTGTGCTCAACAAATGCGGACGGAGAAACAAGTTTGGGATCAACC GCCCTGCTGTGCTGGCTCCAGAGGATGGACTGGCCATGTCTCTGCATTTCATGACATTGGGTGGCAGCTCTCTTTCTCCTACTGAGGGCAAAGGCTCCGGGCTCCAAGGTCACATCATTGAGAATCCACAATACTTCAGTGATGCCT GTGTCCATCACATCAAGCGCCGGGACATCGTGCTCAAGTGGGAGCTGGGCGAGGGTGCCTTTGGCAAGGTCTTCCTGGCCGAGTGCCACAACCTGCTGCCTGAGCAGGACAAGATGCTGGTGGCTGTCAAG GCGTTGAAGGAGGTGTCCGAGAGCGCTCGGCAGGACTTCCAGCGCGAGGCCGAGCTGCTGACCATGCTGCAGCACCAGCACATCGTGCGCTTCTTCGGCGTCTGCACCGAGGGCCGCCCACTGCTCATGGTCTTTGAGTATATGCGGCATGGGGACCTCAACCGCTTCCTCCG GTCCCATGGGCCTGATGCTAAGCTGCTTGCTGGTGGAGAGGATGTGGCTCCAGGCCCCCTGGGCCTTGGGCAGCTGCTGGCCATTGCTAGCCAGGTGGCTGCAGGGATGGTGTACCTGGCCAGTTTGCATTTTGTGCACCGGGACCTGGCCACACGCAACTGTCTGGTGGGTCAGGGATTAGTGGTCAAGATCGGCGATTTCGGCATGAGCAGGGATATCTACAGCACTGACTATTACCGA GTGGGAGGCCGGACCATGCTGCCCATCCGCTGGATGCCGCCGGAGAGCATCCTCTACCGCAAGTTCACTACGGAGAGCGACGTGTGGAGCTTCGGGGTGGTGCTCTGGGAGATCTTCACCTACGGCAAACAGCCCTGGTACCAGCTGTCCAACACCGAG GCGATCGAGTGCATCACGCAGGGCCGGGAGTTGGAGCGGCCGCGCGCCTGCCCCCCAGAGGTCTATGCCATCATGCGTGGCTGCTGGCAGCGGGAGCCGCAGCACCGCCACAGCATCAAGGATGTGCACGCCCGGCTGCAAGCCCTGGCCCAGGCGCCTCCCGTCTACCTGGACGTCCTGGGCTAG
- the Ntrk1 gene encoding high affinity nerve growth factor receptor isoform X2, whose protein sequence is MLRGGPRGQLGWHRRLARPSSLLAWLMLASAGAASCPDVCCPFGPSGLRCSKAGTLHSLRQLPTAENLTELYVENQQHLHGLELGDLQGLGQLRNLTIVKSGLHFVAPDAFHLTPRLSRLNLSFNALESLSWKTVQGLSLQELVLSGNPLRCSCALHWLQRWEEEGLGGVRAQRLQCSGPREQPLALSHNTSCGVPTLKVQMSNASVEVGDNVLLQCHVEGQGLQQAGWILTELEGSATVTKSGNLPSLGLTLANVTSDLNRKNVTCWAENDVGRAEVSVQVNVSFPASVQLDTAVELHHWCIPFSVDGQPAPSLRWLFNGSVLNETSFIFTEFLEPALANETMRHGCLRLNQPTHVNNGNYTLLATNPYGQAADYVMAAFMDNPFEFNPEDPIPDTNSTSRDPVEKKDETPFGVSVAVGLAVFACLFLSALLLVLNKCGRRNKFGINRPAVLAPEDGLAMSLHFMTLGGSSLSPTEGKGSGLQGHIIENPQYFSDACVHHIKRRDIVLKWELGEGAFGKVFLAECHNLLPEQDKMLVAVKALKEVSESARQDFQREAELLTMLQHQHIVRFFGVCTEGRPLLMVFEYMRHGDLNRFLRSHGPDAKLLAGGEDVAPGPLGLGQLLAIASQVAAGMVYLASLHFVHRDLATRNCLVGQGLVVKIGDFGMSRDIYSTDYYRVGGRTMLPIRWMPPESILYRKFTTESDVWSFGVVLWEIFTYGKQPWYQLSNTEAIECITQGRELERPRACPPEVYAIMRGCWQREPQHRHSIKDVHARLQALAQAPPVYLDVLG, encoded by the exons CTACGTGGAGAATCAGCAGCATCTACACGGCCTGGAGCTCGGTGAcctgcagggcctggggcagcTAAGAAACCT CACCATCGTGAAGAGTGGGCTCCATTTTGTGGCACCAGATGCCTTCCATTTGACTCCTCGGCTCAGTCGCCT GAATCTCTCCTTCAATGCCCTGGAGTCTCTCTCCTGGAAAACCGTGCAGGGCCTCTCCTTACAGGAGCT GGTCCTGTCGGGGAACCCGCTGCGCTGTTCCTGTGCCCTGCACTGGCTGCAgcgctgggaggaggaggggctcGGCGGCGTGCGTGCCCAGAGGCTGCAGTGCTCGGGACCCAGAGAGCAGCCCCTGGCCCTCAGTCACAACACCAGCTGCG GTGTGCCCACGCTGAAGGTCCAGATGTCCAATGCCTCAGTGGAAGTTGGGGACAATGTGTTGCTGCAGTGCCATGTGGAGGGGCAGGGCCTGCAGCAGGCTGGATGGATCCTCACGGAGCTGGAGGGATCAGCCACAGTGACG AAATCTGGGAATCTGCCGTCCCTGGGGCTGACCCTCGCCAATGTCACCAGTGACCTGAACAGGAAGAATGTGACGTGCTGGGCAGAGAATGATGTGGGCCGGGCTGAGGTCTCTGTCCAGGTCAACGTCTCCT TCCCAGCCAGTGTGCAGTTGGATACAGCGGTGGAGCTACATCACTGGTGCATCCCCTTCTCCGTGGACGGGCAGCCGGCGCCCTCCCTACGCTGGCTCTTCAATGGCTCCGTGCTCAATGAGACCAGCTTCATCTTCACTGAGTTCCTGGAGCCAGCCTTGGCCAATGAGACCATGAGGCATGGCTGCCTTCGCCTCAACCAGCCCACCCACGTCAATAATGGCAACTACACGCTGCTGGCCACCAATCCCTATGGCCAGGCCGCCGACTACGTCATGGCTGCCTTCATGGACAACCCCTTTGAGTTCAACCCCGAGGACCCCATCCCTG ACACTAACAGTACCTCCAGAGACCCAGTGGAGAAGAAGGATGAGACGCCTTTTGGG GTTTCCGTGGCCGTCGGCCTGGCCGTCTTTGCCTGCCTCTTCCTTTCTGCGCTGCTCCTTGTGCTCAACAAATGCGGACGGAGAAACAAGTTTGGGATCAACC GCCCTGCTGTGCTGGCTCCAGAGGATGGACTGGCCATGTCTCTGCATTTCATGACATTGGGTGGCAGCTCTCTTTCTCCTACTGAGGGCAAAGGCTCCGGGCTCCAAGGTCACATCATTGAGAATCCACAATACTTCAGTGATGCCT GTGTCCATCACATCAAGCGCCGGGACATCGTGCTCAAGTGGGAGCTGGGCGAGGGTGCCTTTGGCAAGGTCTTCCTGGCCGAGTGCCACAACCTGCTGCCTGAGCAGGACAAGATGCTGGTGGCTGTCAAG GCGTTGAAGGAGGTGTCCGAGAGCGCTCGGCAGGACTTCCAGCGCGAGGCCGAGCTGCTGACCATGCTGCAGCACCAGCACATCGTGCGCTTCTTCGGCGTCTGCACCGAGGGCCGCCCACTGCTCATGGTCTTTGAGTATATGCGGCATGGGGACCTCAACCGCTTCCTCCG GTCCCATGGGCCTGATGCTAAGCTGCTTGCTGGTGGAGAGGATGTGGCTCCAGGCCCCCTGGGCCTTGGGCAGCTGCTGGCCATTGCTAGCCAGGTGGCTGCAGGGATGGTGTACCTGGCCAGTTTGCATTTTGTGCACCGGGACCTGGCCACACGCAACTGTCTGGTGGGTCAGGGATTAGTGGTCAAGATCGGCGATTTCGGCATGAGCAGGGATATCTACAGCACTGACTATTACCGA GTGGGAGGCCGGACCATGCTGCCCATCCGCTGGATGCCGCCGGAGAGCATCCTCTACCGCAAGTTCACTACGGAGAGCGACGTGTGGAGCTTCGGGGTGGTGCTCTGGGAGATCTTCACCTACGGCAAACAGCCCTGGTACCAGCTGTCCAACACCGAG GCGATCGAGTGCATCACGCAGGGCCGGGAGTTGGAGCGGCCGCGCGCCTGCCCCCCAGAGGTCTATGCCATCATGCGTGGCTGCTGGCAGCGGGAGCCGCAGCACCGCCACAGCATCAAGGATGTGCACGCCCGGCTGCAAGCCCTGGCCCAGGCGCCTCCCGTCTACCTGGACGTCCTGGGCTAG